The following are from one region of the Paraglaciecola sp. L1A13 genome:
- a CDS encoding TrkH family potassium uptake protein, with translation MQYRTITRILGLLVALFSVTMVPPAIISLYFKDGSGLPFFLAFLLCLGTGLLFWYPNRLHRRDLRAKEGFLIVVLFWTVLASFGALPLLLLEQPEMSVSDAFFESFSGLTTTGATVIQGIDYLPKAVQFYRQQLQWLGGMGIIVLAVAILPILGVGGMQLYRAETPGPVKDSKMTPRIADTAKHLWYIYLTLTICCGVAYWFAGMDWFDALCHAFSTVAIGGFSNYDASIGYFDSPMINIVCVIFLWIAALNFALHYAAASGRTLMGYFYDPELRAFFLIQFVLVAVYFIVLMDFNWFDNAGTTFDQALIQSVSFSTTAGFATTDFSHWPAFLPIMLIFSSFIGGCAGSTGGGLKVVRVLLLYLQGKREVDRLIHPKAVYTVKLGDRALPDRVVEAVWGFFSAYAMIFVIIMVCLIATGMDDVSAFTATAATLNNLGPGLGTVSGSFADVSDMGKWLLILAMLFGRLEVFSLLVLFSPTFWRS, from the coding sequence ATGCAATACCGAACGATTACTCGGATATTAGGCCTACTGGTTGCGCTGTTTAGTGTAACCATGGTCCCCCCCGCAATTATTTCTTTGTATTTCAAAGATGGTAGTGGCCTCCCATTCTTTCTCGCTTTCTTGCTGTGTCTCGGCACTGGCTTACTATTTTGGTACCCGAATCGCCTTCATCGTAGAGATCTACGTGCCAAGGAAGGTTTTCTTATCGTGGTTTTATTTTGGACCGTTCTCGCTAGTTTTGGTGCGTTACCTTTATTGTTGCTTGAGCAACCCGAAATGTCGGTTTCTGATGCATTCTTTGAATCCTTTTCAGGATTAACAACAACCGGTGCCACAGTTATCCAAGGGATTGACTATTTACCTAAGGCCGTACAGTTTTATCGTCAGCAGTTACAATGGTTAGGTGGAATGGGGATCATTGTACTCGCAGTAGCAATATTACCGATTCTAGGCGTAGGGGGAATGCAGTTATACCGGGCTGAGACACCTGGACCGGTTAAAGATTCGAAAATGACGCCGCGAATCGCAGATACCGCAAAGCATTTATGGTACATCTACTTGACCCTAACAATATGCTGCGGCGTTGCTTATTGGTTTGCTGGCATGGATTGGTTTGACGCTTTGTGTCATGCATTTTCTACCGTTGCCATAGGGGGATTTTCAAATTACGATGCGAGTATTGGCTATTTTGATAGTCCAATGATCAATATAGTCTGCGTAATATTTTTATGGATCGCAGCATTGAATTTTGCACTTCACTACGCAGCGGCTAGTGGGCGAACGCTAATGGGTTATTTCTATGATCCTGAACTTCGAGCATTTTTTCTTATTCAATTTGTATTAGTGGCTGTGTACTTTATTGTATTGATGGATTTTAATTGGTTCGATAATGCAGGCACTACGTTTGATCAAGCGCTTATTCAATCTGTTTCTTTTAGTACAACGGCTGGTTTTGCTACAACTGATTTCTCACATTGGCCAGCGTTCTTGCCCATTATGTTAATCTTTTCGAGTTTTATTGGTGGCTGTGCAGGTTCTACTGGTGGCGGCTTGAAGGTTGTACGTGTTCTTTTGCTTTATCTACAAGGTAAGCGTGAAGTTGATCGCTTAATTCATCCTAAAGCAGTTTATACCGTTAAGCTTGGTGATCGTGCATTACCTGATAGGGTAGTGGAAGCGGTATGGGGCTTTTTCTCGGCGTATGCGATGATCTTTGTCATTATTATGGTCTGCTTAATTGCGACGGGTATGGATGATGTATCTGCATTTACTGCAACCGCTGCAACGCTAAATAACCTAGGGCCTGGGTTGGGCACGGTTTCCGGTTCATTTGCGGACGTATCGGATATGGGTAAGTGGTTATTGATTTTGGCGATGTTGTTTGGGCGTTTAGAAGTGTTCTCTTTACTCGTGCTATTTTCACCGACATTTTGGCGTAGTTAA
- a CDS encoding DNA-3-methyladenine glycosylase I, translated as MHQTRCAWVSQDPIYQDYHDNVWGRPVQDKYALFAKLCLDGQQAGLSWLTILKKQQNYYQAFHNFDPLLISVMTEDDVERLLQNKGIVRNRLKINAIIKNAKGFLEIEREGISFADYIWSFVNDQPTVNAWVDKKEVPTTTSESDAMSKALKKRGFSFVGSTICYAFMQAVGLVNDHTTDCFCYPTNPNASKA; from the coding sequence ATGCACCAGACTCGTTGTGCTTGGGTTTCTCAAGATCCGATTTATCAAGATTATCACGACAATGTATGGGGACGCCCCGTTCAGGATAAATACGCACTATTCGCCAAATTATGCCTGGATGGCCAGCAAGCTGGTCTGAGTTGGTTAACTATTTTGAAAAAACAGCAAAATTACTATCAAGCGTTTCATAACTTTGATCCATTGCTTATAAGTGTTATGACTGAAGACGATGTTGAGCGTTTGTTGCAAAACAAAGGCATAGTACGCAATCGCCTTAAAATAAATGCCATTATTAAGAATGCTAAAGGGTTTCTTGAGATTGAGCGGGAAGGCATAAGCTTCGCAGATTATATTTGGTCATTTGTAAACGACCAACCGACAGTAAACGCTTGGGTGGACAAAAAAGAGGTGCCGACTACAACAAGCGAATCAGACGCAATGAGTAAGGCGCTAAAAAAACGGGGTTTTTCTTTTGTAGGAAGTACTATTTGTTATGCGTTTATGCAGGCCGTGGGATTAGTGAATGACCACACTACAGACTGCTTCTGCTATCCTACAAACCCAAACGCCTCTAAGGCGTGA
- a CDS encoding cytochrome c, with amino-acid sequence MKIMGLLVSVFLGLSASAMAAGDIEAGKTKSVACGACHGADGNSMIDMNPKLAGQHADYLVKQLQEFKLASQTAGEEGRNNAVMNGMAAALSEQDMQDIAAYFSSQTAKEGETPEDAIAAGSKLYRGGDLDRGITACTACHGPRGNGTSLSGFPDISGQHTTYLKAQLEAFRSGQRANSHNGMMADIAKRLSDQDIDVLSKYIAGLY; translated from the coding sequence ATGAAAATAATGGGTTTGTTAGTTAGCGTTTTTTTAGGTTTATCTGCTAGTGCGATGGCAGCCGGTGATATTGAAGCAGGTAAAACAAAGTCTGTTGCATGTGGGGCCTGTCATGGTGCCGATGGAAACAGCATGATAGACATGAATCCAAAACTGGCTGGTCAGCATGCTGATTACCTAGTTAAACAGCTACAAGAATTTAAGCTTGCCTCGCAAACGGCTGGAGAAGAAGGTCGCAATAATGCTGTAATGAATGGTATGGCGGCAGCCCTATCAGAACAAGACATGCAAGACATTGCGGCATATTTTTCAAGCCAAACGGCCAAAGAGGGCGAGACGCCCGAAGATGCAATTGCAGCCGGAAGCAAGTTATATCGCGGTGGCGATTTAGATCGTGGAATTACCGCATGTACTGCTTGTCATGGCCCACGTGGTAATGGAACTAGCCTTTCTGGCTTTCCCGATATCAGCGGTCAGCATACAACTTATTTAAAAGCCCAATTAGAAGCTTTTAGATCAGGCCAACGAGCAAATTCACATAATGGCATGATGGCAGATATTGCTAAACGCCTAAGTGACCAAGATATTGATGTGTTGTCAAAATACATAGCCGGCTTATATTAA
- the yihI gene encoding Der GTPase-activating protein YihI yields MPRKKKSRKIGQIGTPLAPKTKRKSVPAAPKRNKKTLGKASGSRNNPEQTSSSNQQKKAIKDPRVGSKKPIPLIIDDKPKAKVAKPKYFSPAQELESIEQNERFGMLLEKLDADQTLSKEERAFVNRLTARHQELCELLGISNEEDEAADSSEDALYAQFESIDINKFK; encoded by the coding sequence ATGCCTAGAAAAAAGAAGTCTCGGAAAATCGGTCAAATTGGAACACCCCTAGCACCGAAAACAAAACGTAAATCAGTACCGGCAGCACCTAAACGAAATAAAAAAACGTTGGGCAAGGCTTCTGGTAGTCGAAATAATCCAGAACAAACTAGTTCGTCAAATCAACAGAAGAAAGCTATTAAGGATCCTAGAGTAGGCAGTAAAAAACCAATCCCTTTGATCATAGATGACAAACCAAAAGCTAAGGTAGCGAAACCTAAGTACTTCTCCCCTGCTCAGGAACTTGAAAGTATCGAGCAAAATGAACGCTTCGGAATGTTACTTGAAAAACTCGATGCTGATCAAACACTAAGCAAAGAAGAGCGTGCATTTGTTAATAGATTGACAGCAAGACATCAGGAACTATGTGAGTTATTAGGCATATCAAATGAGGAAGACGAAGCTGCAGATTCATCTGAAGATGCTCTATATGCGCAATTCGAGTCTATTGATATCAACAAATTTAAATAA
- the yihA gene encoding ribosome biogenesis GTP-binding protein YihA/YsxC has product MSHYSQAKFNLSAPDISHLCADEGVEVAFAGRSNAGKSSALNRLTRQKSLARTSKTPGRTQLINVFDLDEQRRLIDLPGYGYAKVPMAIKLKWQKSLGEYLQKRDSLKGLVVLMDIRHPFKDLDQELIQWAVSADLPVLGLLTKADKLKSGKRKAQLLMAREASLAFCGDVTIHLFSSLNGLGLDNCERVLDQWFGYNQDKEPEQE; this is encoded by the coding sequence GTGAGTCATTATAGTCAAGCTAAGTTTAATTTAAGTGCTCCAGATATCAGCCACTTGTGCGCTGATGAGGGAGTTGAGGTTGCCTTCGCAGGGCGTTCTAATGCAGGTAAATCAAGCGCGCTTAATCGCCTGACACGCCAAAAAAGCTTAGCCCGCACCAGTAAAACTCCTGGTCGAACACAACTAATTAATGTTTTCGACTTAGATGAGCAACGTCGTCTTATCGATTTACCTGGTTACGGTTATGCCAAGGTACCTATGGCAATTAAACTTAAATGGCAAAAGTCTTTAGGTGAATATCTACAAAAGCGTGACAGCTTGAAAGGTTTAGTCGTACTGATGGATATACGCCATCCATTTAAAGATTTGGATCAAGAGTTGATACAATGGGCCGTTTCAGCAGATTTACCCGTCTTGGGTTTACTGACTAAAGCTGACAAACTGAAGTCAGGGAAACGCAAAGCACAACTATTGATGGCTAGAGAAGCTTCATTGGCGTTTTGTGGTGATGTAACGATCCATCTGTTCTCATCATTAAATGGTTTAGGGCTAGATAATTGTGAACGAGTATTAGACCAATGGTTTGGCTACAATCAAGATAAAGAGCCTGAGCAGGAATAA
- a CDS encoding complement resistance protein TraT, whose translation MKNYARTVKMAFVGLTILTLTSCAAVHTSIAKKDLDVQTKLSTSIFVDTVAPEKRKVYLEVRSAVMEFDRNAFRVALNEQIAGSGNGYTFVDSPDEAQYTMSVFVRNLEKASPSAAENYLSSGFQGVAAGSAIGYATGGSYRGAAAAGLIGGLASTAANAFVKDVTYLLVADIQIRERAKKGVIVRRDSKVNTKISDDGGTTQTYSEATNQKEYRTRVVTTANKANLELEEAQPLMFEKTAYAMASFF comes from the coding sequence ATGAAAAACTATGCTCGTACAGTCAAAATGGCGTTTGTTGGATTAACGATTTTGACCTTAACAAGTTGTGCTGCTGTTCATACATCAATCGCAAAAAAGGACCTTGATGTTCAAACGAAACTCAGCACTTCAATTTTTGTTGACACCGTTGCTCCAGAAAAACGTAAAGTATATTTGGAGGTTCGCTCTGCTGTAATGGAATTTGATCGCAATGCGTTCAGAGTGGCCCTAAATGAACAGATTGCAGGTAGTGGTAATGGTTATACTTTCGTTGACAGCCCAGATGAGGCCCAATACACCATGAGTGTATTCGTACGTAACCTTGAAAAGGCTTCACCTAGCGCAGCTGAAAACTACCTTTCTAGTGGCTTCCAAGGCGTTGCTGCTGGATCAGCGATTGGTTATGCAACAGGAGGTAGTTATCGTGGTGCTGCAGCGGCAGGTTTGATAGGTGGATTAGCGTCAACCGCGGCAAATGCTTTTGTGAAAGATGTGACTTACTTATTAGTGGCTGATATTCAGATACGTGAACGGGCTAAGAAAGGCGTTATTGTGCGTCGCGACTCAAAAGTAAATACTAAAATTTCTGATGATGGCGGAACGACTCAAACTTATTCCGAAGCAACGAATCAGAAAGAGTATCGTACGCGCGTTGTAACAACAGCCAACAAAGCAAACTTAGAACTTGAAGAGGCTCAACCACTCATGTTCGAAAAGACTGCCTACGCTATGGCTTCGTTCTTCTAA
- the polA gene encoding DNA polymerase I → MSNTDPSSTPVIPNNPFILVDGSSYLFRAFHGMPPLTNSKGQDTGAVYGVINMLRSLIKQFKPTHMAVVFDAKGKTFRDDIYSEYKANRPSMPEELRGQIEPLHNIIKAMGLPIIVESGVEADDVIGTLADQASKLGIATLISTGDKDMAQLVNEHVTLINTMNNHVMDPQGVIDKFGVPPELVIDFLALKGDKVDNIPGVPGVGDKSAQGLLQGIGSIDEIYKNLEKIAGLEFRGAKKMADKMREYEEQARLSYTLATIKLDVQMDCSPTDLKPIEADYGALKELFAELEFKRWLKDATDALNNTEQKVESNSLDVDKSDTSELQVSYEIILTQEALDSWLTKLNSAELFAFDTETTSLNYMQAELVGMSFCIEEGKAAYLPLAHDYVDAPEQLDRGQVLAQFKEILEDSSKAKVGQHLKYDKNVLANYDITLRGIAFDTMLESYVLDSVATRHDMDSLAQHYLGISTIHFEDIAGKGAKQLTFNQIPLEQAAPYAAEDADITLRLHNQLWQKLSKEPELAAVLRDIEVPLASVLAQMEQFGVLIDSQKLSQQSQDLATRIMQLETEVHVMAGEEFNLGSTKQLQEILFKKLALPILKKTPKGAPSTSEEVLQELALTYPLPKLLMEFRGLSKLKNTYTDKLPKMINPRTGRVHTSYHQAITATGRLSSTDPNLQNIPIRTEQGRRVRQAFIARPGYKIVAADYSQIELRIMAHLSKDEGLLTAFSNGKDVHTATAAEVFNVPLERVTTEQRRNAKAINFGLIYGMSAFGLAKQLNVSRHDAQHYMDLYFERYPGVLKYMENSRIIAKEQGYVSTVFGRRLYLPEINASNGLRRKGAERAAINAPMQGTAADIIKKAMIKVATWIDSLAYDEVRMIMQVHDELVFEIKEQNLEKHQETIVQLMENAVVLDVPLIVEAGVGENWDEAH, encoded by the coding sequence ATGAGTAATACAGACCCCTCTTCTACACCCGTTATTCCGAACAATCCGTTTATATTGGTTGACGGATCTTCGTATTTATTCCGTGCCTTTCACGGCATGCCGCCCTTAACGAACTCTAAAGGCCAAGATACTGGTGCAGTCTACGGCGTAATCAATATGCTGCGTAGTTTAATTAAACAGTTCAAGCCCACGCATATGGCAGTCGTGTTTGATGCAAAAGGTAAAACATTTCGCGATGATATTTATAGCGAATACAAGGCTAACCGTCCCTCAATGCCCGAAGAACTGCGAGGACAGATCGAACCGCTACATAACATCATTAAAGCAATGGGCTTACCGATCATTGTTGAATCAGGCGTTGAAGCCGACGACGTGATCGGAACACTGGCAGACCAAGCCAGTAAACTTGGGATCGCCACCTTGATCAGTACTGGCGATAAAGACATGGCTCAACTCGTAAATGAACACGTCACTTTAATCAACACCATGAACAACCATGTTATGGATCCTCAGGGTGTCATTGACAAATTCGGGGTCCCACCTGAATTAGTCATAGATTTTCTTGCTCTTAAGGGTGACAAGGTAGATAACATTCCAGGCGTCCCTGGCGTAGGTGATAAAAGCGCTCAGGGCTTGTTGCAAGGTATTGGTAGTATAGATGAGATCTATAAAAATCTTGAAAAGATTGCCGGTCTTGAATTTCGCGGAGCCAAAAAAATGGCCGATAAAATGCGTGAATATGAGGAGCAGGCTCGACTCTCTTACACCTTAGCTACGATTAAACTAGATGTTCAAATGGATTGTAGTCCAACTGATTTGAAGCCTATTGAAGCAGATTACGGCGCTTTAAAAGAATTATTCGCTGAACTTGAATTTAAGCGATGGCTAAAAGACGCTACCGACGCTTTAAACAACACTGAACAAAAAGTCGAATCTAATTCATTAGATGTCGATAAGAGCGACACAAGCGAACTTCAAGTCAGTTATGAAATTATATTGACTCAAGAAGCGCTTGATAGCTGGTTAACAAAGCTAAATTCAGCTGAGCTCTTCGCATTCGATACGGAAACAACCAGTTTAAATTACATGCAAGCCGAATTAGTTGGTATGTCGTTTTGTATCGAAGAAGGAAAAGCGGCCTATCTGCCATTAGCCCATGATTATGTGGATGCTCCAGAACAACTCGATCGTGGGCAAGTGTTAGCCCAATTTAAAGAAATTCTAGAAGATTCGAGCAAAGCGAAGGTTGGTCAGCATCTAAAATACGATAAAAATGTGTTAGCTAATTATGACATTACTCTTCGCGGCATTGCGTTTGATACGATGCTTGAATCTTATGTTCTTGACAGCGTAGCAACTCGTCATGATATGGACAGCCTCGCGCAGCACTACTTGGGCATATCTACAATTCATTTTGAAGACATCGCAGGTAAAGGTGCCAAGCAACTAACATTCAATCAGATTCCTCTTGAGCAGGCAGCACCCTATGCTGCCGAAGATGCAGATATAACCTTACGTCTACACAACCAATTATGGCAAAAACTTTCTAAAGAGCCCGAACTGGCCGCTGTATTACGCGACATTGAAGTGCCTTTAGCGTCTGTATTAGCCCAAATGGAACAATTTGGTGTTTTGATCGATAGCCAAAAGCTAAGTCAGCAGAGTCAGGATCTTGCAACTAGGATCATGCAATTAGAAACTGAAGTTCATGTAATGGCTGGAGAAGAATTTAATTTAGGCTCTACGAAACAGTTACAAGAGATACTGTTTAAAAAATTAGCCTTACCCATACTTAAAAAAACGCCCAAAGGCGCCCCATCTACGTCGGAAGAAGTGTTACAAGAGTTAGCACTTACATACCCTCTACCTAAATTGTTAATGGAGTTTCGCGGTTTAAGTAAATTAAAAAACACTTATACAGATAAGCTACCTAAGATGATAAACCCACGCACCGGACGCGTTCATACATCTTACCATCAAGCGATAACAGCAACGGGCCGATTGTCTTCGACTGATCCGAATCTGCAAAATATTCCCATTAGAACAGAGCAAGGTCGTAGGGTAAGGCAAGCTTTTATTGCACGCCCTGGTTATAAAATCGTTGCTGCAGATTATTCTCAGATAGAACTGCGGATAATGGCCCATCTTTCAAAGGATGAAGGGTTATTAACAGCATTCTCAAATGGTAAAGATGTACACACAGCAACCGCAGCTGAAGTTTTTAACGTACCACTAGAACGAGTAACGACTGAACAAAGACGTAATGCCAAAGCTATCAATTTCGGTTTAATTTACGGTATGTCAGCGTTCGGTCTAGCGAAACAGCTCAACGTTTCGCGCCATGATGCTCAACATTATATGGACCTATATTTTGAGCGATATCCAGGTGTACTTAAATATATGGAAAACTCGCGAATAATTGCTAAAGAACAAGGTTATGTTTCAACCGTATTTGGCCGACGTTTATATTTACCGGAAATAAATGCCAGTAATGGCTTACGTCGAAAAGGCGCCGAGCGAGCAGCAATTAATGCCCCAATGCAAGGAACGGCGGCAGATATTATTAAAAAGGCCATGATCAAAGTAGCAACGTGGATAGATTCATTAGCCTATGACGAAGTACGTATGATCATGCAAGTGCACGACGAGCTTGTTTTTGAAATAAAAGAACAAAACTTAGAAAAACACCAAGAAACTATTGTTCAACTTATGGAAAATGCAGTAGTTCTAGATGTTCCGCTTATAGTTGAGGCAGGTGTAGGCGAGAATTGGGACGAAGCCCACTAA
- the glyS gene encoding glycine--tRNA ligase subunit beta, with protein MRYENLLVEIGTEELPPKALGKLAQAFADNVQAALDDAELTYSSVKWFASPRRLAVNVLGLAEQQEDKLIEKKGPAVSVAFDASGQSTKAAQGWARSNGITVEQAERLTTDKGEWLLFKGQAKGEQIAKLLPAMIDSALKKLPIPKPMRWGSSSTQFIRPVHTVCMLFGNEVIAGNILGIDSDRVVYGHRFHGEKQFSLAHADDYLAQLEAHYVLADFATRKAKIQQQVNATAQKENATADMNDALLDEVTALVEWPVVLTASFDESFLEVPKEALIYTMKDDQKYFPLLDQNGQLKSRFVFVTNIESKDPSQIVSGNEKVIRPRLADAEFFFNTDKKNTLESRLDSLKTVLFQKQLGTLYEKSQRISQLAGSIATMLNCDSTLAMRAGLLSKTDLMTNMVMEFPDVQGIMGMHYAKFDGEDDDVALAQNEQYMPRFAGDKLPTSHISCAVALADKIDSLVGIFGIGQMPKGDKDPFALRRAAIGVLRITVEMKLPLDLVDLVRASISLFGEKLTHSDNLESQVVDFILGRFRAWYQEQGIDIDVIQAVAARRPTKPADFAARIEAVSGFKRLASGLALASANKRVANILAKNNVTGVHNINPALFDSEQEKALAEALNGIEGNVTAFVNDGNYQGVFTELATLHTQVDNFFDNVMVMAEDELVRNNRLALLSKLRTLFLLVADISILNQQ; from the coding sequence ATGCGTTACGAAAATTTATTAGTTGAAATTGGTACCGAAGAATTGCCACCTAAAGCACTCGGTAAGTTAGCCCAAGCATTTGCAGACAATGTTCAAGCCGCACTAGATGACGCTGAGTTAACATACTCATCAGTCAAATGGTTCGCGTCCCCTCGCCGTCTTGCAGTGAACGTGTTAGGTCTAGCAGAGCAACAAGAAGATAAATTAATCGAAAAGAAAGGCCCTGCTGTTTCAGTTGCGTTTGATGCATCAGGACAATCGACTAAAGCAGCTCAAGGTTGGGCTCGTTCGAACGGAATTACGGTAGAACAAGCAGAGCGCTTAACCACGGATAAAGGCGAATGGCTATTATTTAAGGGCCAGGCAAAAGGCGAACAAATTGCCAAGCTTTTACCTGCAATGATTGATTCTGCACTCAAGAAACTACCGATCCCTAAGCCAATGCGGTGGGGAAGCAGTTCAACACAGTTTATTCGTCCTGTGCATACGGTTTGCATGTTGTTTGGTAACGAGGTAATCGCCGGGAATATATTAGGTATAGACTCAGATCGCGTAGTCTATGGTCATCGTTTTCATGGTGAAAAACAGTTCAGTTTGGCACATGCGGATGATTACTTAGCGCAGTTAGAAGCACATTATGTATTGGCTGATTTTGCAACACGTAAAGCGAAAATACAGCAGCAAGTTAATGCTACCGCGCAAAAAGAAAATGCAACTGCCGATATGAACGACGCTTTACTAGATGAAGTAACTGCGTTAGTTGAGTGGCCTGTGGTATTGACTGCCAGTTTCGACGAGTCTTTCTTAGAGGTGCCTAAAGAGGCGCTAATATACACCATGAAAGATGACCAAAAATACTTTCCATTGCTTGATCAAAACGGTCAACTCAAATCGCGTTTTGTGTTCGTGACTAATATCGAGAGTAAAGATCCAAGTCAAATAGTTAGTGGTAATGAAAAAGTAATCCGCCCTCGCCTAGCGGATGCGGAATTTTTCTTTAATACTGATAAAAAGAATACCTTAGAGTCGCGCCTTGATAGTTTAAAAACCGTTTTGTTCCAAAAGCAATTAGGTACGCTATATGAAAAATCTCAGCGCATATCTCAGTTAGCAGGCAGTATTGCAACGATGTTAAACTGTGATTCAACGTTAGCAATGCGCGCAGGCTTGCTATCAAAAACAGATCTAATGACCAACATGGTTATGGAGTTCCCTGATGTTCAAGGCATTATGGGAATGCACTACGCTAAATTTGACGGTGAGGATGATGACGTAGCTTTAGCTCAAAACGAGCAATACATGCCACGTTTTGCCGGAGATAAACTCCCTACTTCTCATATCAGCTGTGCCGTTGCATTAGCAGACAAAATAGACTCATTAGTAGGCATATTTGGTATCGGTCAAATGCCCAAAGGCGATAAAGACCCTTTTGCTCTAAGACGAGCCGCTATCGGCGTGTTGCGTATTACAGTTGAAATGAAGTTACCGTTAGACCTTGTTGATTTGGTTCGCGCCTCTATCAGCTTGTTTGGCGAGAAGTTGACCCATTCAGATAATTTAGAATCTCAAGTCGTTGATTTCATCTTAGGGCGCTTCAGAGCATGGTATCAGGAGCAAGGAATTGATATAGATGTAATTCAAGCCGTTGCTGCTAGACGCCCAACTAAGCCAGCCGATTTTGCGGCCCGAATTGAAGCTGTGTCTGGCTTCAAGCGTTTAGCATCCGGTCTTGCTCTTGCTTCAGCAAACAAACGCGTCGCTAATATTCTCGCTAAGAATAACGTGACGGGCGTTCATAATATCAATCCTGCATTGTTTGACAGTGAACAAGAGAAAGCATTGGCTGAAGCCCTTAACGGCATTGAAGGAAATGTAACGGCTTTCGTAAATGATGGTAACTATCAGGGCGTATTTACCGAGTTAGCTACGCTACATACTCAAGTAGACAACTTCTTCGATAACGTTATGGTCATGGCCGAAGATGAGCTGGTACGAAACAATCGCCTCG
- a CDS encoding DUF2489 domain-containing protein, with amino-acid sequence MSYFAISLIVIALLIIAGLAFYAGKLLFMLNKQNKKMAQTKQQRITRLMESIRTIAMAVEQQQCNLSEGSIRLYHLHESLPIDNKPDYQSQYPGLYTLYMKVSNFPTHEARDKLSSLERKIQDDEREAAEVELESQILRDVTKLRTFTP; translated from the coding sequence ATGAGCTACTTTGCTATTTCACTTATCGTTATTGCTCTATTGATCATCGCCGGTCTGGCTTTTTATGCCGGCAAGCTCTTGTTTATGCTTAACAAGCAAAACAAAAAAATGGCGCAAACGAAACAACAGCGAATTACACGGCTAATGGAAAGTATTCGAACAATTGCCATGGCCGTGGAACAGCAACAATGCAATTTATCGGAAGGTAGTATTCGTTTGTATCATTTACACGAAAGTCTACCTATTGATAACAAGCCTGATTATCAATCTCAATATCCAGGGCTTTATACCTTGTATATGAAGGTCAGTAATTTTCCAACCCATGAAGCTAGAGATAAGCTTTCATCCCTTGAACGAAAAATACAAGACGATGAGAGAGAAGCTGCTGAGGTAGAACTTGAAAGCCAAATCCTGCGTGATGTCACTAAATTGCGAACCTTCACGCCTTAG
- the glyQ gene encoding glycine--tRNA ligase subunit alpha, with amino-acid sequence MNKFDSKTFQGLILSLQDYWARQGCVIIQPLDMEVGAGTFHPMTFLRSIGPEPISSAYVQPCRRPTDGRYGENPNRLQHYYQFQVMLKPSPSNIQELYLGSLKELGFDPLVHDIRFVEDNWESPTLGAWGLGWEVWLNGMEVTQFTYFQQVGGIECSPVTGEITYGLERLAMYIQGVDSIYDLVWTDGPLGKVTYGDVFHQNEVEQSTYNFEYADVDALFGTFDHCEKESQKMIEAGLPLPAYEQVMKASHAFNLLDARHAISVTERQRYILRVRALSKACAEAYYQAREKLGFPMCKKEA; translated from the coding sequence ATGAATAAGTTTGATAGTAAAACCTTTCAAGGACTGATTTTATCACTCCAAGACTACTGGGCAAGACAAGGTTGCGTAATCATTCAACCTTTAGATATGGAAGTCGGCGCAGGCACTTTTCACCCTATGACATTCCTACGATCCATTGGACCAGAGCCAATCAGTAGTGCATATGTTCAACCCTGCCGTCGACCTACTGACGGCCGCTACGGCGAAAACCCAAACCGATTACAGCATTACTACCAGTTTCAAGTAATGCTTAAACCCTCACCGAGCAATATTCAGGAGCTTTATTTAGGCTCACTTAAAGAGCTCGGTTTCGATCCTCTGGTGCACGATATTCGCTTTGTGGAAGATAATTGGGAGTCGCCTACGCTAGGTGCATGGGGACTTGGCTGGGAAGTCTGGTTAAATGGAATGGAAGTTACTCAATTTACCTATTTTCAACAGGTAGGCGGAATTGAGTGCTCACCCGTTACTGGTGAAATTACCTATGGGTTAGAACGTTTAGCTATGTATATTCAAGGTGTAGATAGCATTTATGATTTAGTTTGGACAGATGGCCCCTTAGGCAAAGTGACTTATGGCGATGTTTTCCATCAAAACGAAGTTGAACAATCTACCTATAACTTCGAATACGCAGATGTTGACGCTTTGTTTGGCACGTTCGATCACTGTGAAAAAGAAAGCCAAAAGATGATCGAAGCAGGATTACCCTTACCCGCTTATGAGCAAGTAATGAAAGCATCGCATGCGTTTAACTTACTAGATGCTCGCCACGCCATCTCAGTAACGGAACGTCAACGTTATATACTTCGCGTTCGTGCGCTGTCTAAAGCGTGTGCAGAAGCCTATTATCAAGCTCGAGAAAAGCTTGGATTCCCAATGTGTAAAAAGGAGGCTTAA